The following coding sequences lie in one Anoplolepis gracilipes chromosome 4, ASM4749672v1, whole genome shotgun sequence genomic window:
- the LOC140664621 gene encoding mitochondrial fission process protein 1, which translates to MTNNQKEVDLYRDTYVRYLGYANEVGESFRSLVPKSIVWFSYAVSSGYVLADTVHKGAKVYQADATSQRTKNVLLSTSDTLIWQTFASIIVPGFTINRICAAVQFAQRKSTKMAFKKPWISTLIGLVSIPFIIHPIDHAVEGAMDVTYRKWTEYHPKAPLCGIKHE; encoded by the exons ATGACGAATAACCAAAAAGAGGTGGACTTGTATCGAGATACATATGTGAGGTATTTAG gTTATGCAAACGAAGTTGGAGAGTCATTTAGAAGCCTGGTACCAAAATCTATTGTGTGGTTTAGTTATGCAGTATCGAGTGGATATGTTCTTGCAGACACAGTACACAAGGGTGCAAAAGTCTACCAA gcAGATGCTACTTCACAAAGAACTAAGAATGTTTTACTGTCCACATCGGACACTTTGATATGGCAGACATTTGCATCTATAATAGTTCCTGGTTTTACCATAAATAGAATTTGTGCAGCAGTTCAGTTTGCGCAaagaaaaagtacaaaaatggCTTTTAAAAAGCCTTGGATTTCAACACTTATTGGTTTGGTATCAATACCTTTCATAATACATCCAATAGACCATGCTGTGGAAGGAGCAATGGATGTTACATACAGAAAGTGGACAGAATACCATCCGAAAGCGCCTCTATGTGGAATAAAACATGAGTAA
- the Pig-l gene encoding N-acetylglucosaminyl-phosphatidylinositol de-N-acetylase, whose product MMADLDYARQYLSLQINEAVCWWWYYIREISWQMLIAVLAYLCVCVFLYAVLKRVGHAAWQLPGPPCRLLLVTAHPDDEVMFFGPLVYWVARSKASEIYLLCLSMGGDKRRIDELYECTKVLGIPEANVTIIMSSELPDDQSVQWPVDTVAESILQYIEIYKINAVVTFDKYGVSRHKNHISLYFAIATLCIEKKVPPYCKLYVLESVNIIRKYVQLLDLPISLLSASYWYLVTYEQKRIIKSAMAAHKSQYVWFRKLYMIFSRYTFINTLQEVSALDLELDLQFDED is encoded by the exons ATGATGGCCGACCTGGATTATGCGCGACAGTATCTTAGTCTACAGATCAACGAGGCGGTCTGCTGGTGGTGGTATTACATCAGAGAGATCTCGTGGCAGATGCTGATCGCCGTGTTAGCGTATCTCTGTGTCTGCGTCTTCCTCTATGCAGTCCTGAAGAGAGTGGGCCACGCCGCTTGGCAACTACCAGGTCCACCTTGCAGGCTTCTCCTCGTCACCGCTCATCCAGACGACGAGGTGATGTTCTTCGGACCGTTGGTCTACTGGGTAGCACGTTCCAAGGCCAGCGAGATCTACCTGTTGTGCTTATCCATGG GTGGTGACAAAAGAAGGATAGACGAGCTGTACGAATGTACAAAGGTATTGGGCATCCCAGAGGCTAATGTAACGATTATTAT GAGTAGCGAGTTACCAGATGATCAGAGTGTACAATGGCCAGTAGATACAGTTGCAGAAAGTATCTtacaatatatagaaatatacaaaatcaaTGCTGTTGtaacatttgataaatatgGAGTCAGCCGACATAAGAATCATATCTCTTTGTACTTTGCAATCGCCACACTGTGTATAGAGAAAAAAGTACCTCCTT ATTGTAAACTATATGTGTTAGAGTCTGTTAATATAATCAGGAAGTACGTTCAACTCTTAGATTTACCTATAAGTCTACTTTCAGCCTCATATTGGTATCTGGTGACATACGAACAAAAACGAATAATCAAA agtgCTATGGCTGCACACAAGTCCCAGTATGTTTGGTTTCGAAAGTTGTACATGATCTTTTCAAGATACACATTTATCAATACTCTCCAAGAAGTCAGTGCCCTTGATCTGGAGTTGGATCTCCAGTTTGATGAGGATTGA
- the M6 gene encoding proteolipid protein DM beta isoform X2: MGNMCNDCMARVPYATLIATIMCCLGVGIFCGTMYRGATLGALMMDQVFHLHLGWLEAVQLVFASIGACMAALGFMILCVGCLATGATRHKVYRAWRSRVGGRISCAVFMTIIYILQIAWLLIFAFLIIITLIFTIFWGLCSNPRVQSLDECINFTQFSFLFPNNTRVQDMQVCGPQEVKLFCKDFVEKAEVMFILATAASMLVILSLIHYLMCLSANYAHIRDHEKFQELQELQYLQDAIDPDSSQTGMGTLGSHRGKDRF, translated from the exons ATGG GGAACATGTGCAATGATTGTATGGCTAGAGTGCCATACGCAACTCTCATAGCAACTATAATGTGTTGCCTAGGAGTTGGAATCTTCTGTGGTACCATGTATAGAGGTGCGACATTGGGTGCTCTTATGATGGATCAG GTGTTTCATCTACACCTCGGATGGTTGGAAGCAGTGCAGTTGGTGTTTGCATCAATCGGAGCTTGTATGGCAGCTTTAGGATTTATGATTTTGTGCGTTGGTTGTCTCGCAACTGGTGCTACAAGACACAAAGTTTACCGAGCTTGGAGATCCAGAGTAGGTGGACGTATCTCCTGTGCAGTT tttaTGACTATCATTTATATCTTGCAAATAGCTTGGCTTTTGATATTTGCATTCCTTATTATCATCACATTGATATTCACTATATTCTGGGGTCTATGCAGCAATCCACGTGTTCAATCTCTCGATGAGTGTATTAATTTCACTCAATTca GTTTCCTATTTCCAAACAACACACGGGTGCAAGACATGCAAGTGTGCGGACCTCAGGAAGTCAAACTATTCTGCAAGGACTTTGTGGAAAAGGCTGAGGTGATGTTCATCTTAGCGACTGCAGCGTCCATGCTGGTTATCCTCAGCCTAATACACTATCTGATGTGTTTATCCGCTAATTATGCGCACATTCGAGATCACGAAAAGTTCCAGGAATTGCAGGAACTGCAATATCTGCAAGACGCGATCGATCCGGATTCCTCTCAAACAGGAATGGGTACCCTGGGTTCTCATCGTGGCAAAGACAGGTTCTAG
- the M6 gene encoding proteolipid protein DM beta isoform X3 — MCNDCMARVPYATLIATIMCCLGVGIFCGTMYRGATLGALMMDQVFHLHLGWLEAVQLVFASIGACMAALGFMILCVGCLATGATRHKVYRAWRSRVGGRISCAVFMTIIYILQIAWLLIFAFLIIITLIFTIFWGLCSNPRVQSLDECINFTQFSFLFPNNTRVQDMQVCGPQEVKLFCKDFVEKAEVMFILATAASMLVILSLIHYLMCLSANYAHIRDHEKFQELQELQYLQDAIDPDSSQTGMGTLGSHRGKDRF; from the exons ATGTGCAATGATTGTATGGCTAGAGTGCCATACGCAACTCTCATAGCAACTATAATGTGTTGCCTAGGAGTTGGAATCTTCTGTGGTACCATGTATAGAGGTGCGACATTGGGTGCTCTTATGATGGATCAG GTGTTTCATCTACACCTCGGATGGTTGGAAGCAGTGCAGTTGGTGTTTGCATCAATCGGAGCTTGTATGGCAGCTTTAGGATTTATGATTTTGTGCGTTGGTTGTCTCGCAACTGGTGCTACAAGACACAAAGTTTACCGAGCTTGGAGATCCAGAGTAGGTGGACGTATCTCCTGTGCAGTT tttaTGACTATCATTTATATCTTGCAAATAGCTTGGCTTTTGATATTTGCATTCCTTATTATCATCACATTGATATTCACTATATTCTGGGGTCTATGCAGCAATCCACGTGTTCAATCTCTCGATGAGTGTATTAATTTCACTCAATTca GTTTCCTATTTCCAAACAACACACGGGTGCAAGACATGCAAGTGTGCGGACCTCAGGAAGTCAAACTATTCTGCAAGGACTTTGTGGAAAAGGCTGAGGTGATGTTCATCTTAGCGACTGCAGCGTCCATGCTGGTTATCCTCAGCCTAATACACTATCTGATGTGTTTATCCGCTAATTATGCGCACATTCGAGATCACGAAAAGTTCCAGGAATTGCAGGAACTGCAATATCTGCAAGACGCGATCGATCCGGATTCCTCTCAAACAGGAATGGGTACCCTGGGTTCTCATCGTGGCAAAGACAGGTTCTAG
- the M6 gene encoding proteolipid protein DM beta isoform X1, whose translation MGRLRELHQTRESLPLRSRFASNTSIDRFSERNIHGINSSERTCRNMCNDCMARVPYATLIATIMCCLGVGIFCGTMYRGATLGALMMDQVFHLHLGWLEAVQLVFASIGACMAALGFMILCVGCLATGATRHKVYRAWRSRVGGRISCAVFMTIIYILQIAWLLIFAFLIIITLIFTIFWGLCSNPRVQSLDECINFTQFSFLFPNNTRVQDMQVCGPQEVKLFCKDFVEKAEVMFILATAASMLVILSLIHYLMCLSANYAHIRDHEKFQELQELQYLQDAIDPDSSQTGMGTLGSHRGKDRF comes from the exons atggGGAGATTACGTGAATTACATCAGACCAGAGAGAGTTTGCCTTTGCGTAGTCGATTTGCGAGTAATACAAGTATAGATAGATTTTCTGAACGTAATATTCACGGTATTAACTCGAGCGAACGAACATGTA GGAACATGTGCAATGATTGTATGGCTAGAGTGCCATACGCAACTCTCATAGCAACTATAATGTGTTGCCTAGGAGTTGGAATCTTCTGTGGTACCATGTATAGAGGTGCGACATTGGGTGCTCTTATGATGGATCAG GTGTTTCATCTACACCTCGGATGGTTGGAAGCAGTGCAGTTGGTGTTTGCATCAATCGGAGCTTGTATGGCAGCTTTAGGATTTATGATTTTGTGCGTTGGTTGTCTCGCAACTGGTGCTACAAGACACAAAGTTTACCGAGCTTGGAGATCCAGAGTAGGTGGACGTATCTCCTGTGCAGTT tttaTGACTATCATTTATATCTTGCAAATAGCTTGGCTTTTGATATTTGCATTCCTTATTATCATCACATTGATATTCACTATATTCTGGGGTCTATGCAGCAATCCACGTGTTCAATCTCTCGATGAGTGTATTAATTTCACTCAATTca GTTTCCTATTTCCAAACAACACACGGGTGCAAGACATGCAAGTGTGCGGACCTCAGGAAGTCAAACTATTCTGCAAGGACTTTGTGGAAAAGGCTGAGGTGATGTTCATCTTAGCGACTGCAGCGTCCATGCTGGTTATCCTCAGCCTAATACACTATCTGATGTGTTTATCCGCTAATTATGCGCACATTCGAGATCACGAAAAGTTCCAGGAATTGCAGGAACTGCAATATCTGCAAGACGCGATCGATCCGGATTCCTCTCAAACAGGAATGGGTACCCTGGGTTCTCATCGTGGCAAAGACAGGTTCTAG
- the LOC140664622 gene encoding serine/threonine-protein kinase PLK4-like, whose protein sequence is MLNLVQVPSFDGSCSVVSTMTSRSRKVNSAHNFNNNANKVVVPGIGLATKLSSGDIRVDYRDGSALTVSPQNQQGSITYESNNGITIQFNKHHQQDLEVSVQEKLRQLPMVIQYFVEPRPKCIR, encoded by the exons ATGTTGAATCTTGTTCAGGTGCCGTCATTCGATGGTAGCTGCTCCGTCGTTTCGACTATGACGTCTAGATCGCGCAAGGTAAATTCTgcgcataattttaataataatgcaaataaagtAGTAGTACCAGGAATCGGTTTAGCTACAAAATTATCGTCTGGCGACATCCGGGTTGACTACAGAGACGGATCCGCTTTAACT gTAAGTCCGCAAAATCAGCAGGGTAGCATTACATATGAAAGTAACAATGGCATTactatacaatttaataagcaTCATCAGCAAGATTTAGAAGTATCGGTTCAAGAGAAGCTTCGTCAATTGCCAATGGTTATCCAGTATTTCGTGGAACCAAGGCCCAAGTGCATTCGGTAG